GTGATGGTACCCGTCTTCACCAGGAACTGGTCCACGCCCACCAGGCCCACAATGTTCCCACAAGGCACATCCTCGATGGGCTCCACGTAGCGGCCCATCATCAAGATTGTTCTGGAAGAAGCAAAAGGCGGCAGCAGGCCCGCAGGGATGGTTGTGCTGGATACTGGAGGGCCAGGGCAGGTCCCTCCCAGAGTTGGTGGCCCTCCTGCCTGGTCCCAGGGCAGACTGGTGGCTTCCGCAAGGCCCTGACTGCCGTGTGGGGGCTGCCAGGAAACATCCTCTTCGGAATCACTGCCCTCTACCTGGGTATGGGTTGACGGCCACCACCCACCTGTGCCCAGGTACACAGACGAGCAGGGGGTCTGCTGTGCCCTGGGGCTTGGAGCTTCTCCAGGAATGTCCTCATTGGGCTAAGGACAAAAACTGTGGCTGGCACAAGTGTCACCCTACATTCCTTCTATACTCCTTACTTCTAGCTCCCAACTGAGGAGCCCAAGACTTGGAGCAGGGCAGGGCCCGCAGCAGTGCCGAGGGACCTGGCCATCACCCAGCTGCTCACCTCTGGATTGGCTTCAGGTAGAGATCCTCCTTCTTCCCAGGGGTATAGTTAGGCCCCATGATCCTGACCTTCAGGCCAGTGGAGACCAGCCCCGAGAAGACCCGTCCAAAGGCGTAGAACCGACCTTTGTCGGAGGTTGGCACCATTTTGGAAATATACATCATAAGGGGGCCTTTGGGGTCACAGCTTTTAATGCCTGAGGGACAGAGAAAACCCGCAAGCTTTATTCCAGTGCAGCTCAACCTTCCGGAATCCTGCGACCCGCAACCTTGGGCAACAGGAAGTCCTCCGGCTGCAACTCAGGGCCCGGCCACCGGGACCACGTACCCATGGCAGCCTCGTCGTCCGGGGGCCCCTCGTACAGGAGCTCGCAGCGGTACTTCTGGGCCGTCACAGGGGAGGGCAGGTGGATGGTGATCATCTGCAACAAGGCGTCTCCAGCGGGCAGCCAGCGGCGCATCACAGCCTGCGGGGGCAGAGAGTGGCGCATGAGACACCTGGGGGAGCCCAGAATGGCCCCGTACACGCTTCCTCTCTTGAAGCCAAGGAAGCCAAAGTCAGGAGTAACGTTCTCCAAAGCACGGCCCCTTCTGGAAGGCGGCAAAGGCCGTGCACACTCCTGCCAAGGCCCTCGCCCACACCTGTCCCGGATGGGGCTGGCTGCTGGGATGTGTCTCCAGCAGCACCCAGAGTCTACAGCGAAAGGGGCAGCAGCTGTCCCTGCCCAGCTGAGGACTTCAGCCCCCAGACCTGGGCTGTCAGAGCATCCAGAAGCGGCAGCCTGTGTTCCCTCCACCCCGAGGGCTGGGCCCAGGCCGCACCTTCAGCAGGGGTTTGCCTTCTTTGTCCTTGTCCTCGCTGTCCAGTTTGATGTCCAGTTTCTCTATCAGTTTTGCTGTCTCCTCTTTCTTGAAATTCATGATCGCATCAAACACCTACATTCCCCACCAAGAAACAGGAAAGCCCATTTGGGAACAGCAGGAGGAAGCCTGGCACCGCTTCCTGCTTGGGAGACTCAGGTCAGCGCAGGGGGACGCAGCGCGGGAACGGGAGCAGGCCTGACCTGTCTACCAAGGGCCCAGCCAGCTGAGCGGATCGGGAGCTGGAGGAAACCTCGTGGTGGAGCAGAGGAAAAAGCCCACTCTGACTCACAGACAAGGACACAAGTTCTGACTTACAAGCACTGAGCTGCCACCTGTCACCAAAGCCACAAGTTATCCAACCCCCTCCATGCAGGAGAGGTCCCAAGGCTCTGGCTGTACAGTCCAGATCTTAAGAGAAGAGCCCTGACTCCACCTCAGTTAGGAACTGTGCCTCCTCCCATCTCGCACCTGCCCCACACAGGGAGATGGGCCCAGTCAGCTGACAGGCTACCGACTGGAGCCCGCAGGGCCAAGGGCCAATAGTCGCATCGGCAGGGTGCCTGGCGCAGCCCTCACTCACCTTGAAGATGGGGTCCAGGATCAGCTGGCAGAAGGTGCGTGGCAGCTTCTTCCCTTCAGGGCTGGTGGCTGACTTGCTGAACTTGCCGTTGGCTGGGTCAAAGTACCTGGCAGGGAGAGGCCAAGCCAAATCAAGTCAGGGCCTCCAGGGGATGACTGGGGGCAGTGGTCGCCAAGTGGACATGCTTGGGCAAGACTCTACAGGGTGACTGGTGGGCTTGAGCCATGCTGTGAATAGCGCACCACGCCCCTGCGTCGCTGCCACTCCCCCCACGTGTCAGGAATCCCCGACCACATCCCGGGGGCTCACCTGTCACCCCACAGCTTCTTCATCATGTCCTCTACTTTCTTGGCCCGCTCGGCAGGCCCCAACTGGCCCTCCCCCTTGGCGGCAAACTTGGCCACATACATCTCCGCAAACTGCTTCAGGGTGAAGGCCCACCCGTGGAGGCCAGACCCGAAGCCCACGGTACCGAGGACAGGATCGATCTGGAAGTGTGAGAAACGAGAAGCAGCCGTGAGGAGGGCCCCTGCGCAGAGCCTGAAGCTACGGGCTGGGCACCTCGAGCATGGGCCTCAGACACTGGATTTCTTCAGTAGACATCAGGTCAAAGTGAAGAAATGATCAGTCATCACGAACAGGGGGGCCAGCCCCTCCGCCACCCACGGCACCCTTCCCTGAGCTCATCTCTTCCAGCTGCCCAAAGATCAAGGGCTGGATCAAGTCGGATGAGAACATTCCAGCGCCCTTCTCTGTCACCCCAACATTCCTGGCAAAAACACACCTCCAGTTCCCTCAGCTCAACTCCGCTCCCCACCGGCTCCTGCGGATCCCGCTGCAGCGAGCCCACCACCCAGCCAGGGAGGGCCGTACCATGATGTTGCCCATGGGGCCACTCTCGCCCTCGCCGTAGGTGGAGATGATGACGTTCACGTTCTCCACGATGCGCTGGAAAGTCTGGTAGAGCTCCTCGGGCTCCAGCTGCAGCTCCAGCAGGGCGCGGTCCATCTTGTTCATCATCAGCACAGGCTTGATGCGCTCGGCAATGGCCTGCCGCAGCACTGTCTCCGTCTGCACACACACGCCTGGGGATGCAGGGGACAGGGCGGCGCTGTCATCCTCAAGCAAGGATGGCCCCGGCTTCCAGGCCCTGCCTCAGGGGACCCACTGCCTACCTGACACACAGTCCACCACCACCAACGCGCCATCGGTGACTCGGAGGGCAGCGGTCACCTCCGACGAGAAGTCAACGTGCCCTGGGGAGTCGATGAGGTTGATGAGGAAGCCGGCGCCGTCCTTGCTCTGCTTGATGAAGTTCAAGTCATTCTCTGAGAGCTCGTAGAAGAGGGAGATGGCACTGATGGAGGGAGGGACCCGTCAGAGGAACAGGAGCCACACACCTGGCCCAGGGAGGCTGGGATGCTGTCAGAAGCCAAGCTGCTCCTCCCTCTATGACTCATCCCTGGAGAGGCTCCCACAAGAGCCAACCCACCCTTGTCCTTTGCCCCTGTCCGGGACATGCCACCCCCACAACGGGGAACTCCTGGTACCAGCCCCATAGCCAGCTCCTCAGAGCTCTTCTGACCAGACATCCTGCCCCACCGACTTGACCCCAAGATTCATCACACCTGACTCAAAGTAGCAACTAAAATACCCAGCAGGACAGCAAAAGCCTCCAGAAGACTCCAACCCTTCCCTCCTCACTTCTGCCCCTGCTCCAGTGGAAATGAAGAGCTTTAGCCAGAGTCCCTCACCATGGTACCAATCCAGAACAAAAAGTAGTTTGGGTCACTGTGCTCTGCACTCACCCTACTCACATCAGGGGGCCAGAAACTGACATGGAATGAACGCCATCCAGTGCAACACAGCAGCTTCCCAGCATCCCGAGCACTAGGAACACCCTCCCCTCCCAGGTGTGACAATGGAACCACTCCAGATATTGTAGGAGTGGGAATAAGTTCCCCAGGGAGGAGGAATCACTGAGTGAAGCCCCCTCCTCAAGAAAACCTTCCAGCTCGCAGTACCCCCAATCCCTGTGCCTCTCCATCCTGTCTCGCTAGACTGAACCTCACTCATTCTCCCGAGAATTAAGAAACCAGGAGAAAGAGACGTTGCCAAGTCTCTCCCCGCCCACCCTGGCCCAATAGCCTCCAGCTGCCAGGCCAGCACCTCCCTGCCTGGGTACAGAGGGCACGGGGAGCTCACGTTGACTTGATGGTGATACAACGCTCCTGCTCATCCTTCCGGGTATCAGTGAAGCGTGTCTCCCCGGCCCGGGCCGAGGCGATGATGCCCGCCTTGCACACCAGGGAGTCTGTCAGCGTGGACTTGCCATGGTCCACGTGGGCGATGACAGACATGTTGCGGATGTTGGCCTTCTTGTCCATGATGGCGCGGATCTGGTCTACCGTGAAGTTCACCTGGGCAAGACAGGGAGGCTCAGACCAGTTCGCGATTTCCAGGAACACAGCTTGGCAGGGAGCGTTCAGTCCAAACAAACCAGCATGCCCAAGGCCAGGAGGGGGTTGGTGCTGGGGTGCCCCAAGCCCACCCAATCTTGCCAGCCTAACACCCTTTAAGAGCCACCCCGCAATCTCCAAGGAACCACTGTTAATAGGTGTCATTCAAGATTGACAACCCAGAAATGAAAGTGCTCAAGAATAAGACTGAGTGGCAACAGATTTCCTTGATACCAGGTACAAACACTAAAGTCTCATTTGGGGCCAAACACGTAAGGGATGAACCCTCTCCTAAAGCCCCCTCCACGTTGTCACCGGGCCACTCAAACTTCCCCGAGCAAGAAGCTTCATCATAAAATGCAAGGTCACCCCTCGGCAAAGGGGATCAGACAAGGCCACCCACCCCAGGAAATAATGGGGAGCCGGAACGGCCCTAACCGCCACAAGCCTACACCTCGTGTCTCAAGAAGAGTCTTTGTACATTTGGGAGTCACAGGAAGGACAAGTGCCTAGGGTCGACGGTTAACAGCATCAGGAGAAGGTATTTGGAAGGAAAAGGGGAGTCTTTCAGGTGTCGCTTTGCTCGTTCTGCCATTTCCCTGCCGCCCCTAGACCCCGGCAGAAAATCGATCTTCAACTAGCGGCCCGCAGATTACATAAGGCGCCTCCCTGTCTCCCCGCTTCCACCGCGGTGCCCGCCATTACTACGCCTGCCACATCATCataccccacccccatccccgcTAACACCCCAGCTCCAACCAGGTCTGGGTAAGGTTACGGCGCCCTCGGAAGCGGAGAAGGGGCTCGGTGAACAGCGCGGCGCACAGACATGGCGGCGGCCGCTTCCCCAGCCCCGGCTCCTCCGGCCCCGCCACCGCTACGTCTCCTCCTGGCACGGGGAACCCCAGCGTCCCAGGCTAGCCAGCGTCGGCCCCGCCGAAGCCCCGCCGCCGTTCCGGGGCACCAGCGAGGCAGGGTTACTCACCATGGTGGCGGATGGCAGTGGATTCTCCCAGGTAGAACCGAAATAAGCGAGTCGCGCCGACGATGGCGGCGACGACGGCGGAAGAGAACGCTGACGTCAACACTCAGCCTTTTATAGGCGGACGCCGGTTGGGCGGGTCATGTGACTGCGCTGCGGAGGCGGGGCGAAGGGACGCCGCGCAAGCGCACGGTGGCGTGTCCCCCTGTTAACGCATTCGGCGCCGGCGCGGGTTAAGCTGGGCATCTCGGAGGCGGTGGTCGCCCTCGGTGTGCAAAGTTCAGGTGCACAAAGTAAAGAGCGCCGTTTTAGCTGAGAACAAGAACCATAGCAACGATATTAGCTCTCAAATTGTCCAGTACTTCTATTAAAACCAATTTACAAGGTGAATAGAGTCTGTGGATTATACCCAAGTCGATTTCCCTGTTTGGGCATTGTTACGTAAGATGATACCCCTGGGAGAAGCTGAGGGAAAAAGGACACTCGCGACCACTATACTGTTTTTGCAACTCCTTAcatgtaattatttcaaaataaaaagctttataAGAAGCAGGCATCGGAATCATTGATCCCACAAATGCATACTGAGCATCTATGCACCACGAATTGTTAGGGGTTTTGTAGATATAGCAGTGGACCAAACACCTTTCTAGCTTGACCACACTGCGTGTTCTTCTACCAGCTACTAggatttctctgtgcctcaatttcagctGCTCGGAGGTGATCAATACCACCCTATTGTTTGGGGGAGAGTAAAACGAACTAAAGACATCTAAAAGAATTAGGACCGTGCCTGATACCCAACGCCCAATAAACGCTATGTATTTTAATTAGCTAAGATTGCTATTAATGAAACATTTATTTCAGGACTGGTTTGCCATGTCCCAGGCACCCGGCTAAGCGGTTTACTGGCacaatttcatttctatttcctttcttttccagggGGAGGCGCAGGAAGACTGTTTAGCATTTGTGTCCTAATCTGACCCTAAGAAACAGTTGAATGTATTTCATATCTCATGAATTGGCATTCAATTGAGTAACTCTATCCCTTATGAAGAGCCCAACCCGCTgtttagcacatagtaggcactcagcaTTTCTTGCATGAATGATGTTCTCACAGTGCAAATGAACCCCCTGCAGTACATCTTTCCTTAAACTCACTTTGTGCAACAGGAGAGCCACTGCAGTGCTTTTCCTGGGCTGGGAGAGGGGGAGGTGTGGATCCACAAAAAGCAATGCAAATTCCAGCCTGGACTCTAAAATAAACCTGTACACTCCTCCCCCTCACGAATGCTTCGGGCACTTTGCTTTACAAAGCGCTGTCTCAACCTTGGGTTTCATTTAACGGATGATTGCT
This portion of the Pongo abelii isolate AG06213 chromosome 20, NHGRI_mPonAbe1-v2.0_pri, whole genome shotgun sequence genome encodes:
- the EEF2 gene encoding elongation factor 2 (The RefSeq protein has 1 substitution compared to this genomic sequence) gives rise to the protein MVNFTVDQIRAIMDKKANIRNMSVIAHVDHGKSTLTDSLVCKAGIIASARAGETRFTDTRKDEQERCITIKSTAISLFYELSENDLNFIKQSKDGAGFLINLIDSPGHVDFSSEVTAALRVTDGALVVVDCVSGVCVQTETVLRQAIAERIKPVLMMNKMDRALLELQLEPEELYQTFQRIVENVNVIISTYGEGESGPMGNIMIDPVLGTVGFGSGLHGWAFTLKQFAEMYAAKFAAKGEGQLGPAERAKKVEDMMKKLWGDRYFDPANGKFSKSATSPEGKKLPRTFCQLILDPIFKVFDAIMNFKKEETAKLIEKLDIKLDSEDKDKEGKPLLKAVMRRWLPAGDALLQMITIHLPSPVTAQKYRCELLYEGPPDDEAAMGIKSCDPKGPLMMYISKMVPTSDKGRFYAFGRVFSGLVSTGLKVRIMGPNYTPGKKEDLYLKPIQRTILMMGRYVEPIEDVPCGNIVGLVGVDQFLVKTGTITTFEHAHNMRVMKFSVSPVVRVAVEAKNPADLPKLVEGLKRLAKSDPMVQCIIEESGEHIIAGAGELHLEICLKDLEEDHACIPIKKSDPVVSYRETVSEESNVLCLSKSPNKHNRLYMKARPFPDGLAEDIDKGEVSARQELKQRARYLAEKYEWDVAEARKIWCFGPDGTGPNILTDITKGVQYLNEIKDSVVAGFQWATKEGALCEENMRGVRFDVHDVTLHADAIHRGGGQIIPTARRCLYASVLTAQPRLMEPIYLVEIQCPEQVVGGIYGVLNRKRGHVFEESQVAGTPMFVVKAYLPVNESFGFTADLRSNTGGQAFPQCVFDHWQILPGDPFDNSSRPSQVVAETRKRKGLKEGIPALDNFLDKL